The genomic DNA CTATTGGCTGCAATTGGGCCAGGGGCCATCCCTGCAATGGCGATGATATCTGTGAATTGTTGGATCGTCATCCATTCGTATTTGGAGACTTCGGCTTCAATTACGGGAATCATCGCGTAGCCCCCGCCAAACGATACAGCACCGATAAAAAAGAATGACCTAAATAGTTCCCACAGTAGCATGATCTTCCCCACTCCTTTTTAGATTCCAGCACCCATGAAATACTCGAATCGATTTTCGTTCTTCTCTTTCTCTTTGCTTTCCTCCAACTCGATTTTGTAGCCGAGTTTCTTTTTAATAACGACCAAAATACTCCCAACCAAACCACCCAATACAATCACAAATAGTGGATGAATAAAGAACAGGACAAAGGTTCCTACGAGGAACATCCCAAATGTCGATTTGTCAATAATGGCTGTTTTCCCAACTTTGATAGCGGCATAAATAATTAAAGCGACGATAGATGCCCGAATCGCTACGAAGGCGGCCTCTATTTTGGGATTATCCTGAAAGAATAGATAGGCAATCCCTAATGATAGAACGATTAGAAAAGTCGGCAAGGATATCCCAAGCATCGCTGCAATGGCTCCTTTTACACCGGCTATTCGATGGCCGATAAATGTTGCGGAATTGATGGCAATGGCGCCTGGCACGGATTGGGCTAATGCGAAGACGTCGGTGACATCGTCTTTCTTTAACCAATTTCTTTTATCAACTACTTCTTTTTCGATTAAAGGAATCATGGCAAAACCTCCCCCGAATGTGACGGGGCCGATTTTAAAAAAGGTCCAAAATACTTGGATAATTATTTTCCATTGTTCTTTCATTATATTCCATCTCCTTGTTTACCTAATTACTGAGTCCGTTGATTTTGTGTGGGCTAGTAATCATTGTTCCTATCTATTAAGCTAGCAGTAGATGAGGAAAAGGTAAAATGCAACAAATGCATAAGGTATAAACGATTGTCATTCCCTACTATGTAGAGTGTACTATCATATTTTTACTTTTTAAAAGTGTTGGAGGTCGTGCTGATGAATATAACAAGTTTAAAAATGTTTTGTTTAGTCGTAGATGAAGGGAGTATTAGCCAGGCGGCGAGACTAAGCTTCGTATCGCAGCCAGCTGTCACAAGACAAATCCGTCAAATAGAAAATTTTTACGGGGCATTGTTGTTTGACAGAACCGAAGGGAAGTTGACAGTAACCGAAACGGGAAGAATGCTCTATCCCTTTGCCAAGGCCATTATTAACGACTTCAACCGTTCTAAAGAAGTCATTCAACAGGCAATAGGTGAGGGAAATGCTAGCCTTCGGGTAGGAGCATCTCCAACGATTGGCGAATATTTTCTACCGAGTTTACTAGGAAGGTTTAAAAAACAAACGCCAGAAATAAAAGTAACGTTAACCATTAAAAATACACCGAGCATTTTGGAGGATTTAGAAAACGATGTAATCGATTTGGCGTTAGTGGAAGGCATGGTAGAATCTAAACATTTTATCGTGAAGAAATTTGCTGAAGATGAATTGGTGCTTGTCTGTCCAACAGATCACGCATGGAGGGATAGAAAGGAAATTCAGATTGAAGAATTGGCAAACGAACGAATGATTTGGCGTGAATCGATTTCAGGTACAAGGCTGATTGTAGAAGACACACTGAGGGAATTTGGCGTGTTAGATACCATCGAAAATTATATGGAAATCAGCAGTACACAAGCGATAAAAAGCGCGGTAGAGGCAGGGCTAGGCATTAGTATTTTGCCGAGGTTAACAGTCGCAAGAGAATTGGAGCAAGGATATTTACAGGAAATAAAATTGCAGGGGATTGTAATGAGAAGGGATTTATGGCTGGTGAAAAAGCAACAGCGCTTTACGAGGACGAGCATTTCGAGTTTTGTGGAGTTTATTGCAGAATAAGCGCATGAAAAAGCAAGAAAATCTTAGTAACATGAGGGGGGGCTCGCTTTTTTATCACCTCTAAAAACCGAACTATTCAGACTACTAACTTCACACATGTAGTTTGAAGTGGTACATTAAGGATGTTTCTATAAATCTTACAATGATCTGGGGGAAATGGTGATGAACCTTTTTGAGAAAGAGAATAGCACTGAAGTAATCAAAGAAGGAACGTTTCTTTGGGAAGCCAATCAAAGCTACAAAGATAATGCGAATATTACAAAGTATATGAAATGGCTTGCTGATAATAATAAACCTAGTTTTGCAAACTACCAGGCACTTTGGCAATGGTCGGTTGATGAGCTTGAAGATTTTTGGGAGACGATTTGGGATTACTTTGAAATTGAATCTTCTACGCCTTATACAAGTGTTCTTGAAATTAAGTCTATGCCAGGTGCCAAATGGTTCATAGGGGCGAAGGTGAACTATACACAGCATATTTTGCGCAACAGTTCACCCGATAAAGTCGCGATTTATTCGGAGTCTGAGACCCGTCCTTCGCTTGAAATCACATGGGCGGAATTGACGAGAGATGTATTGATTCTGGCAACTGAGTTGAGGCGAATGGGGGTACAATCTGGTGATCGGGTTGGTGCATATATGCCGAATACTCATGAGGCTGTTATTGCGTTATTAGCAACCGTAAGTATAGGGGCTGTCTGGTCTAGCTGCTCACCTGACTTTGGTACGAAGAGCGTGGTGGACAGATTCGAGCAAATACAACCGAAAGTATTGATTGCGGTTGATGGTTACACATACGGCGGTAAGAAGTTCGACAGGCGCAATGAAGTGAAAGCGCTTTCGAAAAAACTGTCAACAGTGGAACAGGTTATCTACGTCCCGTATCTATTCGATGAAAATGAAGGTACTCCTATAGAAGGAGCAGTGATGTGGAAGGATGTCATGAACCAACCAGCAATCGAACTGGTGGATTTCGTTTTCGAAGATGTCTCTTTTGAACATCCTTTATGGATTTTATATTCATCAGGCACGACTGGTATTCCGAAAGGCATTGTTCATAGTCATGGTGGGATTGTACTTGAAATGTACAAGGTACACAATTTCCATTTAAACCTTAAAGAAGAGGGGAGCTTATTCTTTTATACAACGACTGGATGGGTGATGTTCAATTTACTTGTAAGTGGTTTAATAACGAAATCATCCATTGTTCTTTATGATGGGAATCCCGTCTATCCAGATGCTGGAAGACTGTGGCAGATAGCGGAGAAAACAGGGACGACAATGTTCGGCTCTAGTCCTTCATTTGTACAAATCATGAATAAGGTAGGCATTTCACCGAAGGAATCGTATGATTTATCGAAATTGGAAGGGATCATTTTAAGCGGGTCACCTGCGGGGCCAGAAGTTTTTGAATGGATGTATACACATGTAAAAAAAGATTTGTGGCTCACATCTCAAAGCGGTGGAACAGATATCGCATCGGGCTTTGTTGGTGCCATTCCAATAGAGTCTGTTCATGCTGGAGAAATGCAAGTTCGGACACTTGGAGTTGAAGTACAAGCGTTTGATGATGCAGGACAAGCTGTTATGGATGAAGTAGGTGAGCTTGTTGTCACGAAGCCGATGCCCTCTATGCCTATTTACTTTTGGGGAGATGTGGATAATAAACGCTATTTGGATAGCTATTTCGACATGTATCCTGGAATTTGGCGGCATGGGGACTTTATTAAGATTACGTCGAAAGGTTCTTGTATTATTTATGGACGCTCAGACTCTACACTGAATCGTTTTGGTGTGAGAATGGGTACAAGTGAAATTTACTCGAGTGTGGAAACCGTGGAAGACATAAAAGATAGCTTGGTTGTGAACTTAGACTTGCCTGACGGGAAATTTTTTATGCCGTTGTTCATCGTATTGAAAGAGGGTATTCAATTGGATGATGCGTTAAAGAACAAGATTGTAGAAAAAATTAGGGTGGAATGTTCACCGCGGCATGTTCCAGACGATATCGTCCAAGTCGATGAAATACCTTATACATTAACGAATAAGAAAATGGAGGTTCCGGTTCGTAGACTTCTGATGAGCGTGGATGAGAAAAGCGTAGCAAACCGCGATGCGATGGCAAATCCATCATCGCTCGATTTCTTTCAGAACTATCGAGATCAAGTAGTAGCCAAAAAATGATTGTAGGATAGGAAAAACCGAGTATACCATACTGTCATGGGAGTACTCGGTTTTTTTGTGTAGAGGAGTTTAGTTATTGAATAGGCCCCTCGTATTTGTTTTTAGCTTCTAACCCTCTAAGTATTGTTTGGGTAATCGGAATGGAAAAAGACTCTAGGCCTCGATCAGAGTCTTGTAGTCCCCAATGATAGATTGTTCCCATATAGCTTTGTGTAATGATTGTGATGACCTCATCTACAGAGTACTCTCTATCGATTGCCCCTTTGTTCATCGCTTCTTCGACCAATGAACGCGTGATTTTAAAGAGTGAGCGATTGGAATTCAAAAAGTATGTATGCTCATTTGACTCCAATGCGGCACTGTAAATAACCTTCATTAGGCCTTTTCCCATTTCTTCATCAAGAAACCGCATCATTTTTCGACTGAAAATAGATAATTTTTCTAGCGGGTCCATGTCCTTGGGGAAAGATTGGAAAACTTCAAGGTAGTAATCATCCACTTCGGTGAAACGAACTAAAAAAATATCCGATTTCGTGCGGAAATGTTGATAAAATGACCCTTTCGATGTACCACTTTTTTTGACGATTTCATCGACAGTTACGTTGTTAAAACCTTTGTCACTAAAAAGTTTTAAGGCTACTTTTAGTATCTTTTTTTTGGTTTCTTCTCCTCGTCGTTGTTTTTTCACAGGCTCTAGCAAAAAATAAACCTCCTCCGCTATTGACAGAATAGTTGTGAATCAATTAGAATCAGACTACAGTCTAGTTAGGTTATTATAACACCTTATTTCATTTAGCCTAAACTAAGCTATATGACGAATTATACTACAGAATAGCAGTTTACATTTCAGTTCAAAAGAAAGCGCTTTCTTTTAGAGGGGTAAATAATGGGGGGATTGTTATGGGGAAAGTCATTGAATCTAGTGAAATGAGAAAGTTGTTCAAAAATGGTGATCAAATCTTAACAGGTGGTTTTGGATTATCTGGAACGCCTCTTACAATTATTGATGAACTATTAGAGACAGAGGTCTGTGATTTGACAATTGTTAGTAATAATTTGGGGGATGAGGGACAAGGGCTTCATAAATTATTTATGCAGGGAAAAATTAAGAAGGCAATTGGTTCATTTTTCTCCATAAATAAAGAAGCGGTAGTTGCTTGGTCAAAAGGAGAGTTAGAAATCGATTTGTTGCCACAGGGTACTTTAGCTGAAGCAATTCGATGTGGGGGCGCTGGTATTGGTGGCTTTTATACGAGAACCGGTGTTGGAACTGAATTGGCTGAAGGTAAAGAAGAACGAGAGATTGATGGTGAAAGATATATCTTTGAAAAAGCAATTAAAGGTGACGTTGCGATTGTTAAAGCAGCCAAAGCAGATACAATAGGGAATCTCGTTTACCACACGACTGCGCGTAATTTCAATCCGATGATGGCGACTGCTGGAAAGATTGTCATTGCTGAAGTAGATGAAATTGTGGAAGTAGGAGAGCTGGATCCGGAATATATCGTTACACCACATGCTTATGTTGATTATGTTATTCAGAGTGCTTATTCAAAGATAGGGAGTGAGTATGTTGGGGCAAAATAAAAGACATGTGATTGCGAAAAGAATTGCAGAAGAACTGCAAGACGGTCAAATTGTTAACTTAGGAATTGGGATTCCGACATTGGTCTCCAACTATTTAACTGATAAAGAAGTGTATTTACAAACGGAGAATGGTTTGTTAGGAATGGGGCCTCTTGCAACGCAAGAAGAAGTCGATATTGATTTGCTAAATGCGGGAAAAGAGCCAGTTACTTATTTGAAAGGAGCCTCTTTTTTTAATAGTGCAGATTCTTTTGCATTGATTAGGGGGGGGCATGTAGATGTGGCGGTGTTGGGGGTACTACAGGTCGATATTCATGGTGAAATAGCCAACTGGGCTGTTCCGAATCAACCAATTTTAGGTGTTGGGGGCGCAATGGATCTGGTGGTTGGTGCTAAGAAAGTGATTATCGCATCTACCTTATTTGCGAAAGATGGAACGTCTAAATTGGTAAAAGAATTAACCTATAAAACTAGCGGGGTTCGCAAAGTAGATCTATTCGTTTCTGATTACGCTGTTTTTCAGTTTACAGAAGAAGGCCCTAAAGTCGTAGAGATAATTGAAGATATAACGATAGAAGAACTGAGTGGAAAAGTAGGGTTTGAATTAGAGCTTGTACCTGTTTTATCACGCGCTTAGTAGTGGA from Sporosarcina sp. FSL K6-1522 includes the following:
- a CDS encoding chromate transporter, which produces MKEQWKIIIQVFWTFFKIGPVTFGGGFAMIPLIEKEVVDKRNWLKKDDVTDVFALAQSVPGAIAINSATFIGHRIAGVKGAIAAMLGISLPTFLIVLSLGIAYLFFQDNPKIEAAFVAIRASIVALIIYAAIKVGKTAIIDKSTFGMFLVGTFVLFFIHPLFVIVLGGLVGSILVVIKKKLGYKIELEESKEKEKNENRFEYFMGAGI
- a CDS encoding acetoacetate--CoA ligase — translated: MNLFEKENSTEVIKEGTFLWEANQSYKDNANITKYMKWLADNNKPSFANYQALWQWSVDELEDFWETIWDYFEIESSTPYTSVLEIKSMPGAKWFIGAKVNYTQHILRNSSPDKVAIYSESETRPSLEITWAELTRDVLILATELRRMGVQSGDRVGAYMPNTHEAVIALLATVSIGAVWSSCSPDFGTKSVVDRFEQIQPKVLIAVDGYTYGGKKFDRRNEVKALSKKLSTVEQVIYVPYLFDENEGTPIEGAVMWKDVMNQPAIELVDFVFEDVSFEHPLWILYSSGTTGIPKGIVHSHGGIVLEMYKVHNFHLNLKEEGSLFFYTTTGWVMFNLLVSGLITKSSIVLYDGNPVYPDAGRLWQIAEKTGTTMFGSSPSFVQIMNKVGISPKESYDLSKLEGIILSGSPAGPEVFEWMYTHVKKDLWLTSQSGGTDIASGFVGAIPIESVHAGEMQVRTLGVEVQAFDDAGQAVMDEVGELVVTKPMPSMPIYFWGDVDNKRYLDSYFDMYPGIWRHGDFIKITSKGSCIIYGRSDSTLNRFGVRMGTSEIYSSVETVEDIKDSLVVNLDLPDGKFFMPLFIVLKEGIQLDDALKNKIVEKIRVECSPRHVPDDIVQVDEIPYTLTNKKMEVPVRRLLMSVDEKSVANRDAMANPSSLDFFQNYRDQVVAKK
- a CDS encoding 3-oxoacid CoA-transferase subunit B, whose amino-acid sequence is MLGQNKRHVIAKRIAEELQDGQIVNLGIGIPTLVSNYLTDKEVYLQTENGLLGMGPLATQEEVDIDLLNAGKEPVTYLKGASFFNSADSFALIRGGHVDVAVLGVLQVDIHGEIANWAVPNQPILGVGGAMDLVVGAKKVIIASTLFAKDGTSKLVKELTYKTSGVRKVDLFVSDYAVFQFTEEGPKVVEIIEDITIEELSGKVGFELELVPVLSRA
- a CDS encoding LysR substrate-binding domain-containing protein is translated as MNITSLKMFCLVVDEGSISQAARLSFVSQPAVTRQIRQIENFYGALLFDRTEGKLTVTETGRMLYPFAKAIINDFNRSKEVIQQAIGEGNASLRVGASPTIGEYFLPSLLGRFKKQTPEIKVTLTIKNTPSILEDLENDVIDLALVEGMVESKHFIVKKFAEDELVLVCPTDHAWRDRKEIQIEELANERMIWRESISGTRLIVEDTLREFGVLDTIENYMEISSTQAIKSAVEAGLGISILPRLTVARELEQGYLQEIKLQGIVMRRDLWLVKKQQRFTRTSISSFVEFIAE
- a CDS encoding CoA transferase subunit A, whose amino-acid sequence is MGKVIESSEMRKLFKNGDQILTGGFGLSGTPLTIIDELLETEVCDLTIVSNNLGDEGQGLHKLFMQGKIKKAIGSFFSINKEAVVAWSKGELEIDLLPQGTLAEAIRCGGAGIGGFYTRTGVGTELAEGKEEREIDGERYIFEKAIKGDVAIVKAAKADTIGNLVYHTTARNFNPMMATAGKIVIAEVDEIVEVGELDPEYIVTPHAYVDYVIQSAYSKIGSEYVGAK
- a CDS encoding TetR/AcrR family transcriptional regulator; amino-acid sequence: MLEPVKKQRRGEETKKKILKVALKLFSDKGFNNVTVDEIVKKSGTSKGSFYQHFRTKSDIFLVRFTEVDDYYLEVFQSFPKDMDPLEKLSIFSRKMMRFLDEEMGKGLMKVIYSAALESNEHTYFLNSNRSLFKITRSLVEEAMNKGAIDREYSVDEVITIITQSYMGTIYHWGLQDSDRGLESFSIPITQTILRGLEAKNKYEGPIQ